In Pseudomonas putida, a genomic segment contains:
- a CDS encoding DUF1289 domain-containing protein: MSTQPRPPKPLYSNVSPAVPSPCISVCRLDEQRVCTGCHRHVEHIREWRSADDPRRRQICAEAQALRDKARA, encoded by the coding sequence ATGAGCACCCAACCGCGGCCACCCAAGCCGCTGTACAGCAACGTCAGCCCGGCTGTGCCGTCGCCATGCATCAGTGTGTGCCGGCTGGACGAGCAGCGGGTCTGCACCGGCTGCCACCGCCACGTCGAGCACATCCGCGAGTGGCGCTCGGCGGACGACCCGCGGCGCCGGCAGATCTGCGCCGAGGCCCAGGCATTGCGCGACAAGGCACGCGCCTGA
- a CDS encoding class I adenylate cyclase → MNHPHEIRPDLGQGIDRKELTKLRARFMQLNQGRRQRAMEGLSTRQLQVLTLLPLLFHVNHPLLPGYVSGTTPAGVSNFEPDADLIAEGQRLARSFSYKTRLGNPPRPIHGLFLMGSLGSLAQAEQSDMDLWVCHAPGLGEGPLAELRRKCQLLEAWADSMGTEAHFFLIDTQGFAQGERDSQLSSDDCGTTQHYLLLDEFYRTAIWLAGRTPLWWLVPVYEEHNYQAYTQTLLSKRFIRGQDDLDLGHLAHVPPGEYVGAGLWQLFKGIDSPHKSLLKLLLTEVYASEHPTVRCLSLDYKQAVFANRLDLDELDPYVMVYRRIERYLQQRGETARLELVRRSLYLKVNKKLSGLGNARASGWQRRLLQRLADEWGWDERQLALLDSRSQWKVAQVAVERRELVAELNHSYRFLGQFAQHLSASSRADQRDLNVLGRRLYAAFERRAGKIEVINPGIAPDLAEDTLTLVQSPNRKEPGSHHWGLYNGNLGVHEWEHFSPIKRCRELLELLTWAHRNGVIDSSTRLALHPGASELSEFELFNLLGSLQQSIPLPLPPVSEARLLQPSVADEILLLVNVGVDPLRHHRDLNILMTTERTDSLSYAGVRENLVLTVDQVTLNSWNEVLVQRFDGEHALLRCLRDYLNSLGQRSHRPRLRVRCFCHNRAQAITQRVEDLFITAQRLLDQGLGHRYLVQVAQYTHVLELLPGQVALTTLADHDAVLDHLGQARTRYSPLHLDPQALQDHDLPLLLEQAVPGCIQVFYRLLDGWADLYVLDEHNALWQQRLPLHDENHLLLPLQRFLRSVVMRHDARLALDSLQQGSFDIRYAQLLPSGPGKARSIEPRALPHAGVDQPYYEVQAILQAGAQGEVHVTLYCDQQEFSELEHGDQLYETVARQILGRRRSAGHYRCYITDLDLSELLDDEQGSTLLYLRYKRELEHALNQGLEQLQAMRTQ, encoded by the coding sequence ATGAACCACCCCCATGAAATCCGCCCCGACCTGGGCCAAGGCATCGACCGCAAGGAGCTGACCAAGCTGCGTGCGCGGTTCATGCAGCTCAACCAGGGCCGTCGGCAGCGGGCAATGGAGGGGCTGTCGACGCGCCAGCTGCAGGTGTTGACCCTGCTGCCACTGCTGTTCCACGTCAACCACCCGCTGCTTCCCGGCTACGTCTCGGGCACCACCCCTGCCGGGGTGTCGAACTTCGAGCCCGACGCCGACCTGATCGCCGAAGGCCAGCGGCTGGCTCGTTCGTTTTCCTACAAAACGCGTCTGGGCAACCCGCCAAGGCCCATCCACGGTCTGTTCCTCATGGGCAGCCTCGGCTCACTGGCCCAGGCCGAACAAAGCGACATGGACCTGTGGGTCTGCCATGCCCCTGGCTTGGGCGAGGGGCCGCTGGCCGAGCTACGCCGCAAGTGCCAGTTGCTCGAGGCGTGGGCCGACAGCATGGGTACCGAAGCGCACTTCTTCCTGATCGACACCCAGGGCTTCGCCCAGGGCGAACGCGACAGCCAGCTCAGCTCCGACGACTGCGGCACCACCCAGCACTACCTGCTGCTCGACGAGTTCTACCGCACCGCCATCTGGCTCGCCGGGCGCACGCCGCTGTGGTGGCTGGTACCGGTCTACGAAGAGCACAACTACCAGGCCTACACCCAGACCTTGCTGTCCAAGCGCTTCATCCGCGGCCAGGACGACCTCGACCTCGGCCACCTGGCGCACGTCCCGCCGGGGGAGTATGTCGGCGCCGGGCTGTGGCAGTTGTTCAAGGGCATCGACTCGCCCCACAAGTCGCTGCTCAAGCTGCTGCTGACCGAGGTCTACGCCAGCGAGCACCCCACCGTGCGCTGCCTGAGCCTGGACTACAAACAGGCCGTGTTCGCCAACCGGCTCGACCTCGACGAGTTGGACCCCTACGTGATGGTGTACCGGCGCATCGAGCGCTACCTGCAGCAACGCGGCGAAACCGCGCGACTGGAGCTGGTGCGACGCAGCCTGTACCTGAAGGTCAACAAGAAGCTCAGCGGCCTGGGCAATGCCCGCGCCAGCGGTTGGCAGCGCCGGTTGCTGCAGCGCCTGGCCGATGAATGGGGCTGGGATGAACGGCAACTGGCCCTGCTCGACAGCCGCAGCCAGTGGAAGGTCGCCCAGGTCGCCGTCGAGCGCCGCGAACTGGTCGCCGAGCTCAACCACAGCTATCGCTTCCTCGGCCAGTTCGCCCAGCATCTAAGCGCCAGCAGTCGCGCCGACCAGCGCGACCTCAACGTCCTGGGCCGGCGCCTGTATGCGGCCTTCGAACGGCGCGCCGGCAAGATCGAGGTGATCAACCCCGGCATCGCTCCAGACCTCGCCGAAGACACCCTGACCCTGGTCCAGTCGCCCAACCGCAAGGAGCCGGGCAGCCATCACTGGGGCCTGTACAACGGCAACCTGGGCGTGCACGAATGGGAGCACTTCAGCCCGATCAAGCGCTGCCGCGAACTGCTCGAACTGCTCACCTGGGCCCACCGCAACGGCGTGATCGACAGCAGCACCCGGCTGGCCCTGCACCCAGGCGCCAGCGAGTTGAGCGAGTTCGAGCTGTTCAACCTGCTCGGCAGCCTGCAGCAGAGCATCCCCCTGCCCTTGCCGCCGGTCAGCGAGGCGCGCCTGCTGCAGCCGAGCGTGGCGGACGAGATCCTGCTACTGGTCAACGTCGGGGTCGACCCACTGCGCCATCACCGCGACCTGAACATCCTGATGACCACCGAGCGTACCGACTCGTTGAGCTATGCCGGGGTGCGGGAAAACCTGGTGCTGACCGTCGACCAGGTCACCCTCAACAGCTGGAACGAGGTGCTGGTGCAACGCTTCGACGGCGAGCACGCATTGCTGCGTTGCCTGCGCGACTACCTCAATAGCCTCGGCCAGCGCAGCCACCGACCACGGCTGCGGGTGCGCTGCTTCTGCCATAACCGTGCCCAGGCCATCACCCAGCGTGTCGAGGACCTGTTCATCACCGCGCAGCGGCTGCTCGACCAAGGGTTGGGCCACCGTTACCTGGTACAGGTGGCGCAGTACACCCATGTGCTGGAACTGCTGCCCGGCCAGGTTGCCCTGACCACCCTGGCCGACCACGATGCCGTGCTCGATCACCTCGGCCAGGCGCGCACCCGCTACAGCCCTCTGCACCTGGACCCTCAGGCGCTGCAGGACCACGACCTGCCGCTGCTGCTGGAGCAGGCAGTGCCCGGCTGCATCCAGGTGTTCTATCGCCTGCTCGATGGCTGGGCCGACCTGTATGTGCTGGACGAGCACAATGCCCTGTGGCAGCAGCGCCTGCCGCTGCACGACGAGAACCACCTGCTGCTGCCGCTGCAGCGCTTCCTGCGCTCGGTGGTGATGCGTCACGACGCACGGCTCGCGCTGGACAGCCTGCAGCAGGGGTCTTTTGACATCCGCTACGCCCAGCTTCTGCCTTCCGGGCCGGGCAAGGCGCGCAGCATCGAGCCACGGGCATTGCCACACGCCGGCGTCGATCAACCCTATTACGAGGTGCAGGCGATTCTGCAGGCCGGCGCCCAAGGCGAAGTGCATGTCACGCTGTATTGCGACCAGCAGGAGTTTTCCGAACTGGAGCATGGCGACCAACTGTACGAAACGGTTGCCCGGCAGATCCTCGGCCGACGGCGCAGCGCCGGGCACTACCGCTGCTACATCACCGACCTGGACCTGTCGGAGCTGCTCGACGACGAGCAGGGCTCGACCCTGCTCTACCTGCGCTACAAGCGCGAGCTGGAACATGCCTTGAACCAGGGGCTGGAGCAATTGCAGGCCATGCGGACCCAATAA
- the lptM gene encoding LPS translocon maturation chaperone LptM — MKRLISSFAALVAVACLVSACGQKGPLYLPEDGKDGKGSHTSHQHQHAQPVQQAEPQEQQPELDAEPEQSPAQ; from the coding sequence ATGAAGCGCCTGATTTCCTCCTTCGCGGCGCTGGTCGCTGTCGCCTGCCTCGTCTCGGCCTGTGGCCAGAAAGGCCCGCTGTACCTGCCGGAAGACGGCAAGGACGGCAAGGGCAGCCACACGTCGCACCAGCACCAGCACGCCCAGCCTGTGCAACAGGCCGAGCCGCAAGAACAGCAGCCTGAGCTCGATGCCGAGCCCGAGCAGTCGCCAGCGCAGTAA
- the cyaY gene encoding iron donor protein CyaY, producing MSLSEARFHDLVDATQQALEDLFDESGLDLDMENSAGVLTVKFEGGAQLIFSRQEPLRQLWLADRSGGFHFDYDEESGKWVCEKSEELLGEMLERIVWERAGEKLDFDEI from the coding sequence ATGAGTTTGAGCGAAGCGCGTTTTCATGACCTGGTCGACGCTACCCAGCAGGCACTGGAAGACCTGTTCGACGAGAGCGGCCTGGACCTGGACATGGAAAACTCCGCCGGTGTCCTGACCGTCAAGTTCGAAGGCGGCGCCCAGCTGATCTTCAGCCGCCAGGAACCCCTGCGCCAGCTGTGGCTGGCCGACCGCTCCGGCGGCTTCCACTTCGACTACGACGAGGAAAGCGGCAAGTGGGTCTGCGAGAAGAGCGAAGAGCTGCTCGGCGAGATGCTCGAGCGCATCGTCTGGGAGCGGGCCGGCGAGAAGCTGGACTTCGACGAGATCTGA
- a CDS encoding TIGR02647 family protein, with protein MSFTPELIAELEVLALFNLDSSQEGIKIHNNASPALVAAAQRLFDKQLTDQPDGGYLTSLGHDAVESVQLLLNILREPQPA; from the coding sequence ATGTCCTTCACCCCCGAGTTGATCGCAGAACTTGAAGTGCTTGCCCTGTTCAACCTGGACAGCAGCCAGGAAGGCATCAAGATCCACAACAACGCCTCGCCCGCCCTGGTTGCCGCCGCGCAACGCCTGTTCGACAAACAGCTTACCGACCAGCCCGATGGGGGTTATTTGACCAGCCTCGGCCATGATGCGGTGGAAAGCGTGCAACTGTTGCTGAACATTCTGCGCGAGCCGCAGCCGGCGTGA
- the rnk gene encoding nucleoside diphosphate kinase regulator, which translates to MSTKPSLILTRLDVQRLERLIDSLDESTPGVLALQDELDRAEQVVGHEEVPAGVVTMNSRVHCREEASGKDYHLTLVYPKDAGGEGKVSILAPIGCALLGLSVGEQIDWPAPGGKTLKLKLLEVEYQPEAAGDFDL; encoded by the coding sequence ATGAGCACCAAGCCTTCCCTCATCCTCACCCGCTTGGACGTGCAACGTCTGGAGCGCCTGATCGACAGCCTCGACGAATCGACGCCGGGCGTGCTCGCCCTGCAGGACGAGCTGGACCGTGCCGAGCAGGTGGTCGGCCATGAGGAAGTGCCAGCGGGCGTGGTCACCATGAACTCGCGCGTGCACTGCCGCGAAGAAGCCAGCGGCAAGGACTACCACCTGACCCTGGTGTATCCGAAAGATGCCGGCGGCGAGGGCAAGGTCTCGATCCTGGCGCCGATCGGGTGCGCGCTGCTGGGCCTGTCGGTGGGCGAGCAGATCGACTGGCCGGCGCCGGGCGGCAAGACCTTGAAGCTGAAGCTGCTCGAGGTCGAGTACCAGCCAGAAGCGGCGGGCGATTTCGATCTCTGA